TCCTTAAGCCGGGCAAAAAATATGAGGCTACCATCTATGGCGATGGCGATGCTGCGAGCTGGGAATCGAATCCTACCGACTATAAAATAGTTAACCAGGTGGTAACAAGTAAAGATCTGCTCAAGATGCACCTAGCATCGGGCGGAGGACAGGCTATTGTTTTCAACCTTATAAAGTAAAGTAGAAAGGCCATTCGTAAGGATGGCCTTTTTGTTGCACCGTATTAGTGCAAATTAAGTTCGTCGGCCCATTTATGCATTTATTTGCGCCAGATGGTTTTGTCATATTCCATAAATTCGCTGCATAGAGTCAAGAGGTAGGGGCGGATTTTCGCTCTCTCAATTCTTTATTCGAATCTAAATCTTGTTACCCATTTATCTAAACCACCAGATGAAGAAAAGAGTTTTAGGGATGCTAGGAGTCGGAACGGCGTTGGCGTTGCCTTCGACTGAAGCAGCAGCACAGACATCGCAGCGTCCTAACGTTATTTTTATTTTGGCCGATGATGTTGGCTATGGAGATTTGAGCTGTTATGGAGAAAAGACGGTAAAAACACCCAACGTAGAGGCGCTTGCTTCGAGGGGCATTCGCTTTACCGATGCCCATGCGGTGGCTGCCACCAGCACTCCCTCGCGCTATTCCATCCTTACAGGCGAGTACGCATGGCGTCGTCCTGATACGGGTGTTGCCCCTGGCGATGCGGGGATGATTATTAAGCCTGAGCAAGCGACCCTTGCTGATATCTTCAAAAATGCAGGCTACAAAACAGCGGCCGTTGGCAAGTGGCACTTGGGATTAGGCAACGAAACGGGCAAACAGGATTGGAATAACCTTATTACTCCCGGCTTAGCCGATATCGGGTTCGACTACTCGTACATTATGGCCGCAACGGGAGATAGAGTTCCCTGTGTCTTTGTGGAAAATCAACGTGTGGTAAATTTAGATCCCAACGATCCAATTCAGGTTAGCTACAGCGCTCCTTTTGCGGGGGAACCCACCGGTAAAACACATCCTGAACTCCTAACCGTTCAGCGTCCCAGCCACGGGCACGATCAGGCAGTTGTAAATGGCATCTCCCGCATCGGATATATGAAAGGAGGGAGGAGCGCTCTTTGGAACGATCAGTATATTGCTGATAGCATAACGGCAAAAGCGGTTAAGTTTATCGAAGAAAATAGCAACCACCCATTCTTTCTCTACTTTGCCACCAACGATATTCATGTTCCCCGGGTTCCGCACCCTCGCTTTGTTGGTAAAAGTGGGATGGGTCCTCGTGGTGATGCTATTTTAGAGTTCGATTGGAGTGTTGGCGAGCTGATGAAAACCCTCGATAAGCTGGGTTTAACCGAAAATACGATAGTTGTGCTTACCAGTGATAACGGTCCTGTTGTCGATGATGGATATCAGGATCAGGCGGTAGAGCTGCTGGGAAAGCACCGTCCTTGGGGGCCTTTCCGTGGTGGAAAGTACAGCAACTTTGAAGCAGGAACTCGAATTCCTTTTCTTATAAGCTGGCCTGATAAAGTGAAAAAAGGAGTTTCTAACGCTCTTATCTCTCAGGTGGACCTGTTTGCCTCTTTTGCCAACCTTTTAGATGCAAAAGTGGACGGTAATGCAGCACCTGATAGTAAAAATCTACTTCCCGTGCTTTTAGGTAAAAACGAAAATGGACGGGAGTACGTAATAGAGCAGGCGGGTGCGCTTTCCATTACTACCGGAGAGTGGAAATATATAGAGCCAAGTAATCGTAATACCTACGATAAGTATACCAATACGGAATTGGGAAATAGCAAGGAACCACAGCTCTATAAAATAAAAAAGGATAGGGCAGAGAAGACGAATTTGGCTGCTCAACATCCTGATAAAGTGGAGACGTTAGGTAAGCTGCTAAATGCAGAAAAAGTAAAGAGATAGGAAAAAAATGCGTAAATGCGCGGGTTTCATTAGCCAATTAATTTTGTTTTTTGCCTTTTTTTCTCCATTTTTGGAATAAATACTCTGCTTTTTTTGCTTAAAATCAACAAAATAATGTTGGTTTTATTTTGAATAAAAGCCATTGTAGTATGCTGAGGGCTTGTTTGTACCTTTTGTTCGAATGTTTTTATGATAAAGAGCTGAATGGTATGAATAAAAATTTTGAAAAAAGCATAAAACTAAATATTTATGCCTAACTTACACACTATTAATTTTATCATATGAACAAAGGAGTTGTTAAATTTTTTGATGAAACAAAAGGTTTTGGTTTCATTAAAGATTCTGAATCGAACAAAGAGTATTTCGTGCACGTATCTGGCTTAATCGACAGAATTAAGGAGAACGACGAAGTAACTTTCGAACTTCAAGAAGGTAAAAGAGGATTAAATGCCGTTAATGTAAAGCTTGCTTAATATAAAGACATTAATTCCTAAAGGTTGTATCTACAGATACAACCTTTTTTATTCTCTAAAATTATCGAGAACAGGGAGCGCTTTATTATTAAAATCGAATAATGCTTGGTTTTCCCACGATGAGCCATTGGTTGCTTGAGATCCCTTAAAGGCTACCCATTCGCCGCCCCAGTAGCAGAATCCATCTCCTCCGGCACTTTTTATACTTTTGATGAGAGCCGAAATAAACTCTTTTTGTCCTGAAGGCGTTGCGCTATAGCCAGCCATCAGCTGGCTGTCTTGTCCTACAACATTATTGGTATTGTCATTCCATCCAAGAGTAAACGGGTAGGCTGTCTCTGCAATAAGTACCTTTTTACCTGTGCTCTTTTTAAGCCTCGATAGGGTTGATGAAAGAAGTGCAAAATCTTTACCGTGATAGTACGGATAAAAGGATAGTCCAACTAAATCGTAGTCTATATTGTTGGCTATTAGCGATTCAAAGAACCACGGAGATCCCTCAATCCCTGCAAAATGTAGCATAATTAGAGATGAAGGAGAGGCATTCCTTGCTCCTTTTGTCCCAGATTTTAGAAGTTCTATAAAGTTGGCTTGGTTATTTTCGTCGGATAAGTTGCCCGAAGGCCAAAGAAACCCGTTGTTGATTTCATTTCCTATTTGTACAATCTCCGGTTTGATTGCAGAAACAACTCGGTAGGTGTATTGGTAAATGCTATCTTTTAGCGCTTCCTTATCTATGTTGATCCATTTGTCTGGTTTTGTTTGATGGGCAGGGTCGGCCCAAGTGTCGGAGTAGTGGATGTCTAGCCAGATTTTTAGGCCTGTAGATTTTATTCGTGCAGCGAAGTTGGCAACCTCCTGAAAGCCGCTGTGCCCATCCGCGGGGGAATGCCAAAGCCGTAGTCGTATAGTATTACACCCTGCTTGCTTTAGTATGCTCAGCATATCATTCTTGACGTCATTTGGGTCGAAGAATGGGATATTTGATCCTTCTATCTCGGGAAGAAAGGAGAGGTCTGCCCCTTTTATTGTGGCATCACCTCCGGGTATGCTGGTTGTTCTCCCTTTGCTACAGCTTATACAGAGAGCAAAAACAATTGGAATAAGCAGCTTCATCATAAAAATGGTTTATTTATAGAAACAAAGATGGGGGGAATAATGTAATTTGGGAATAAAAAAAGAGGCTTAGATTTCTAAGCCTCTTTATATAGGTTAAATCGGTTTGCTAGCTAAGGAAACTGAGCATAATACCAGCAGCAACGGCACTCCCAATTACGCCTGCAACGTTTGGCCCCATGGCATGCATTAGTAAATGGTTGGTTTTGTCGTACTCGAGCCCTACAACCTGCGATACACGTGCGCTATCAGGAACAGCAGACACACCTGCATTTCCAATAAGCGGGTTGATCTTATTTCCTTCCTTGAGGAATATGTTGATTATTTTAACAAACATCACCCCACCAAAGGTAGCTACAACGAACGATGCAGCTCCAAGTCCAAATATTCCTACCGATTTGGCTGTAAGGAATGTGGTTGCTTGGGTTGACGCACCAACAGTTAAACCAATAAGGATTGTCACAACATCAATCATTGGGCCTTTAGCCGTATCCGCCAATCGTTTGGTTACCGTGCTTTCTTTTAGAAGGTTCCCAAAGAAGAGCATTCCAAGAAGCGGAAGACCAGTAGGTACAATAAAGCAGGTTAGCATAATTCCTACAATTGGGAAAAGAATCTTTTCGAGCTTAGATACCTGACGGGGTGCTCTCATTCTGATAAGACGTTCTTTCTTACTGGTAAGCAGCTTCATGATTGGAGGCTGAATAACAGGAACTAGCGCCATGTATGAGTATGCTGAAATGGCAATTGCGCCAATAAGATCTGGAGCAAGTTT
This is a stretch of genomic DNA from Alistipes sp. ZOR0009. It encodes these proteins:
- a CDS encoding sulfatase family protein — its product is MKKRVLGMLGVGTALALPSTEAAAQTSQRPNVIFILADDVGYGDLSCYGEKTVKTPNVEALASRGIRFTDAHAVAATSTPSRYSILTGEYAWRRPDTGVAPGDAGMIIKPEQATLADIFKNAGYKTAAVGKWHLGLGNETGKQDWNNLITPGLADIGFDYSYIMAATGDRVPCVFVENQRVVNLDPNDPIQVSYSAPFAGEPTGKTHPELLTVQRPSHGHDQAVVNGISRIGYMKGGRSALWNDQYIADSITAKAVKFIEENSNHPFFLYFATNDIHVPRVPHPRFVGKSGMGPRGDAILEFDWSVGELMKTLDKLGLTENTIVVLTSDNGPVVDDGYQDQAVELLGKHRPWGPFRGGKYSNFEAGTRIPFLISWPDKVKKGVSNALISQVDLFASFANLLDAKVDGNAAPDSKNLLPVLLGKNENGREYVIEQAGALSITTGEWKYIEPSNRNTYDKYTNTELGNSKEPQLYKIKKDRAEKTNLAAQHPDKVETLGKLLNAEKVKR
- a CDS encoding cold-shock protein produces the protein MNKGVVKFFDETKGFGFIKDSESNKEYFVHVSGLIDRIKENDEVTFELQEGKRGLNAVNVKLA
- a CDS encoding arabinogalactan endo-beta-1,4-galactanase, giving the protein MMKLLIPIVFALCISCSKGRTTSIPGGDATIKGADLSFLPEIEGSNIPFFDPNDVKNDMLSILKQAGCNTIRLRLWHSPADGHSGFQEVANFAARIKSTGLKIWLDIHYSDTWADPAHQTKPDKWINIDKEALKDSIYQYTYRVVSAIKPEIVQIGNEINNGFLWPSGNLSDENNQANFIELLKSGTKGARNASPSSLIMLHFAGIEGSPWFFESLIANNIDYDLVGLSFYPYYHGKDFALLSSTLSRLKKSTGKKVLIAETAYPFTLGWNDNTNNVVGQDSQLMAGYSATPSGQKEFISALIKSIKSAGGDGFCYWGGEWVAFKGSQATNGSSWENQALFDFNNKALPVLDNFRE
- a CDS encoding sodium ion-translocating decarboxylase subunit beta, with translation MEQTQNYMSFLSDQLMQFLGYTAFANFTVGHAIMILVGLFFIYLAISKEYEPLLLIPIGFGIIIGNIPFYPGFQVGIYEQGSVLNYLYFGVLNGIYPPLIFLGIGAMTDFSALISNPKLMLIGAAAQLGIFGAYAIALLIGFSPEEAGAIGIIGGADGPTAIFLSGKLAPDLIGAIAISAYSYMALVPVIQPPIMKLLTSKKERLIRMRAPRQVSKLEKILFPIVGIMLTCFIVPTGLPLLGMLFFGNLLKESTVTKRLADTAKGPMIDVVTILIGLTVGASTQATTFLTAKSVGIFGLGAASFVVATFGGVMFVKIINIFLKEGNKINPLIGNAGVSAVPDSARVSQVVGLEYDKTNHLLMHAMGPNVAGVIGSAVAAGIMLSFLS